In a genomic window of Candidatus Campbellbacteria bacterium:
- the ruvX gene encoding Holliday junction resolvase RuvX: protein MRYLGIDFGTKKIGVSVSDDSGNVAFPLRTLKNKKGVLEDVKGMVEERGIGVIVIGEPRGMGSAENRVMAEAKAMAKEINDFCGVPVVFEPEWYTTAEAKRVDSDVDIDARAATIILQSYLDRMSHKRKKDERGGGVSRSDGVVRSGGVVRSDGVVRSGGVASGEQTQKSKFAEKIGVLKNYLARSADNFIGRSVLGLISFLEAIFFPVPPDFFLVPMVLSSRKSWFLLAIITTIGSVLGGLASYGIGFLFQDFAAGLDSFDEYFAQVEQYTTSIIFLTIIVAFTPIPYKVFAIIGGFLGISLIAFFIGSLIGRATRFLLVAFCASLFGTAIFDVMDKKYRNHIYFAIILLIVLGAVFYVYHS from the coding sequence ATGCGTTACTTAGGCATAGATTTTGGAACGAAAAAAATAGGGGTATCAGTATCTGATGATAGTGGTAATGTCGCGTTTCCTCTTAGGACTCTAAAAAACAAAAAAGGTGTTTTAGAGGATGTGAAGGGGATGGTGGAAGAAAGGGGTATTGGTGTCATTGTTATCGGTGAGCCGAGAGGTATGGGGAGCGCTGAAAATAGGGTTATGGCGGAGGCAAAGGCGATGGCGAAGGAGATAAATGATTTTTGTGGTGTGCCTGTTGTTTTTGAGCCAGAGTGGTACACAACGGCAGAGGCGAAGAGGGTTGATAGTGATGTTGATATTGATGCACGGGCTGCGACAATAATTCTGCAGAGTTATCTGGATCGTATGAGTCACAAAAGGAAAAAGGATGAGAGGGGTGGCGGTGTTTCACGAAGTGATGGTGTTGTGCGAAGTGGCGGTGTTGTGCGAAGTGATGGTGTTGTGCGAAGTGGTGGTGTGGCGAGCGGCGAGCAGACACAAAAAAGCAAGTTTGCTGAAAAGATTGGTGTATTAAAAAATTACCTTGCGCGGAGCGCTGACAATTTTATTGGTAGGTCTGTCCTCGGTCTCATCTCTTTTCTTGAAGCAATTTTCTTTCCTGTCCCGCCCGATTTTTTTCTTGTGCCGATGGTTCTTTCAAGCAGGAAGTCGTGGTTCTTGCTTGCGATTATTACAACGATAGGTTCTGTTCTTGGAGGTCTGGCGAGTTATGGTATTGGTTTTTTGTTTCAGGATTTTGCGGCAGGTTTAGATTCTTTTGATGAATATTTTGCGCAAGTGGAACAATACACGACAAGCATCATATTTCTTACAATCATAGTGGCATTTACTCCCATACCTTACAAGGTCTTTGCGATCATCGGTGGTTTTTTGGGCATATCATTAATTGCATTTTTCATTGGTTCGCTTATAGGAAGGGCAACCCGATTTTTACTTGTCGCTTTTTGTGCGAGCCTTTTTGGGACTGCTATTTTTGATGTCATGGATAAAAAATATAGGAATCACATTTATTTTGCGATTATCTTGCTGATTGTTTTGGGTGCAGTGTTTTATGTTTATCACAGCTGA